The following nucleotide sequence is from Xiphophorus maculatus strain JP 163 A chromosome 22, X_maculatus-5.0-male, whole genome shotgun sequence.
AGTCAGTCCAATAATTTCCTCAgacatgttgtttaaaaaacaaaaactttaaattgtgaaaattgTAGCAGTCTATGTTTAGATGGCACTTGGCACATTTGAGTCTACCTTTTTGGATCGTTCGATTCCTTGCCCTCTGCCTTCTTTTTGTCAGTTGACTTTTTTCCAGCTATGTGTTGACCGTATATGTTTGGTTTCTCACAGGATTTGTCACTGTGAAGGAGATGATGAGAGTCCTCTGATCACACCGTGCCACTGCACAGGGAGTCTGCGCTTCGTCCACCAGGGCTGTCTGCAGCAGTGGATCAAGAGCTCAGACACCCGCTGCTGTGAGCTCTGCAAATATGAGTTCATCATGGAGACAAAGCTCAAACCACTGCGCAAGGTGCGACTGACTGTGTTTGCATTAATTTAAGGAAGAGCCAACGGACCCTCACTCCATTTCTTTGATAAATTCACTCAGGGTTTTGTTCTGGCTCCATTTCCAAATGTTCTTACTAATTTGGCAAGCCATGAAGCTGAAAAACTGTCTCCAATCTGTCACACAGATAACACAACCATGACTGTGTGCTTTGAAGCAGGGCGCTGTAAGAGAGGAAAATGATTCACTTGAAATGGCTTAGAGGAAGCATACATCTTTGAGAGGCTGTTATCAATTGCTGTGGCCTGAAGATAGCCGGACactaattaaaatttttccacCCCTCGTTAACTGCACAAAAGGCCTTAAACAAATGCTGCTCTTCTAATAGCTCCTCAACCCCATGGGTGATTGTTGACGATTTTCACACACGAGCGTGTAGAGAAGATCACGATGAAATGGGAATGATGGTCACGGCATGAGGTGTCTTTTAACTGAGGATTTAGGTCGTGCTGCGACACGCTTTTAATGAAACCTACCCTGCAATTGGACAATTTCATGACTGGAGTAATGGATTTGGGCATTTTGAAAAAGCACAGCAGTTATTTACAGCAATAATCTGATTGCacttacagtttttatttttaaatggctgGGCTCTTTTCCAGCATTGTTAACAGAGCTGCCTGGCAAAACAGCTGGCTGCTCCCCAGTATGCTGGGTTGCAGCATGCCACTTTTCTTTCTGCGTCTTATTAACCTCGCCAAGAAATGCCGTGTAACTCAGGTCTTCCTCTCAGCAGCTGAATGTTTTACATCCAGTATTTATCGCCAAAACGTGCCAAGTTTAAAAGAATGCATCTGCTTTCTGTCTGCATATTTTCCATCTGCTGCAGTGGGAGAAACTTCAGATGACGGCAAGCGAGAGAAGGAAGATCATGTGCTCAGTTACCTTCCACGTCATCGCAATCACCTGCGTGGTTTGGTCACTCTACGTCCTCATCGACAGAACGGCGGAGGAAATTAAAAGTGGTAAGCAGAGTTGCAgataatacacacacacacacacacataaaaatacacacactaAAAACTTACCCTAATCTTCAATAAATGTCTGTGTTAGACCATGCACTGTGTTGAATGAACCATTCAGTAGTGATTTTCCATAATCTACAAATCACTCACTCGTGCATTTACAAGACTAAAGATAGCATGAAAGTCTCCCTTGTGGTCAGAGCTGTGTGTAATTCATGTGCAGAATCACAGCAGAGATAAAGATCTTTTTAGTGGtgattgaaaacacatttattcatgtttattatGAGGCTCGTGAAGGAAAAATGCTTAACGGTTTAGGCAGAGGGCtgttcagatgttttgtttgtaagGGCAGTTCGTCGTGAGTTGGGGTGAAAGGAAGAAACTGAGTCAGCAAAACATCCTCACAAGGACAAATGTGGCATGACTTGTGAGCATGTGGTTCTGAGCATTCATTACGCACCATCTGTGTGTGCCAGGGAAAATTACATCTGTCGTCGTGACACATGCATGTACATTACCAAAGCTGAACAAAGCAGCTGACCAACTATTCAGCCTGCAACAAATGTAATAATccatgtggaaaaaacaaaacaaaaacattttgaggagGACGCGGGTCATTTTGATAGCTGCTGTTAGCTTTGGTTTAGCACTGGATAAAATCTGGCAACAGACAGCATCtgtaaatacaaagaaattcacttatcttttaaatgaatatttcttaCGGATATTGTTTTATCTAAAACTTGCTGTTGTATAAAACTGTCTAAACTAGTTGAGTGaaatgggcttttttttttttgccttatttgTTTTTGCCCCATAATAACCACTTACCTCACCAAAATAgtgtcaaaaaataaagggaatttactgttgtttaaaacttaagaaaataaaccagTTTGTTGAAGAAGTTGGTTGAAGTCCTTTTGCGTTTTTCTTGACCTGCTTACCAAACAAGTGAAAAATGTATCTGTAAATTCTGATAACTAACATTAGCTGAAAATTAGCGTAACATGGAGTAATTGAAATTGACTAAATTCATTCAAATTTgccacaattaaaataaatgtctaatTAGCTTAGCACGTGTCAGTAAGTGTAAAGTAGGCTTTTAAAGTAGTAAAGAGAGCTTTTTAAGAGTAGCAATCTCCATGAccttgtttttttagtttttgctcttttcttcaGAATATGCACAGACACAATTGTGGTAACTTCTCAgctaaaacatttctctgaaaacatttctttaaactctttttttattaatttcttgattttaaaaaagaaagatgggTCCTATAATAACAATAAACCTGAATTTCTCTAGGGGCAGTGaaaaattttgcaaaatgaaGTGAAATGGGTTTCGCATTTGTTTGAAACTGATCAAATAAAGTAGCAGGTCAGGACCTCCTCTACATGTTTAATATGCTGCTTCCTGCATCCATTCTGAGCAAATAGACAGCAGCACTCTGCTTAATTGACAGCACCATCAGGACTTAAAATGTAGATGGATGCATTAATGCAGAGCCATTATGGCTTTGGCTGGCTGTACGTCTCCTGTTACTCATCGCTCCATACAGCGTTTCTGAGACGGTGTACAGATGGAGCAGCAGGCTGTTTGTTAAGCTCAACCTGATGAATCAGAAATGTCCGAGTCTCTGAGGACTGTCGGGTTCAGTCACCATGGTGATGTACAGTAATTTCTCACCAGctctgctcctctgctgctgtttttatgctttaatttgCTCAAAGCTGTGATGACCAATCTGATATGTCTGCATAGTTCAGCACCCTAAAACATTTGCTCATAATTTTAATTGATGCAACAGGTTTTGCCTGATGACACACTTTCTCAGATGTTACCACTGTACTGTTTGACCTAATATTAATTTTGGAAAtctgttcttgtgttttataaTACGTGACGCTCTCTTTACTCATGCAGCCCGAAGAATCCCAGGTAAACATTTCCACTTTGGCCTGTTGACTTTCAgagtgtgttttttgttcttcccCCTTCCCGTCAACTTTTTGTCAATTATATCCAATTCTTTTCCAACTACACTTTACACCCTGTCCCTCCTCTTTCTACCCTTTTCTGTCTTAATTTTAGGGTAAGCAACATCTCTCCGTAGCAGAATCCAGACAAAGTCGAAGGACACACTGATTTATCTTCTGTTATACATTGTGACTAGAGGTTTTCATTAGAGCATACGAACGTAATTTCACTCAATAATTCTCTTTATTCACAAATTTTCATCAAGCAAGGTTTATAATAAAGTGCCTGACATTTCTTTTCAGCTTGAATCGTGCAGTTATCATGCTTGCCTTCTTACAGTGGGTTtgcatatttaaactttttaacaaCATCAGAATGAGAATCGGGTTtctccacacaaacatggagtcGAGTTTGATTCCGCTTTGTTCTcagtaaagacattttaaaaagaaatatataaaggCAAAATAGTTTGCTTGCAAATATGTATACCTTTTTTGGAAGAGAGGAAAGTAAGgtaaatattgctttttaattaacatattttatcagCAAAGATGAGATTTAGTAACTCCATCTTGAAACTGTACATCCTTGCTAGCTGTGCTGTAGGAGACCAATATTTCAGGTTCTCTGTTGTGTATTATTTTGACCAATATTTATGTTCTCCAATTTTGTAAAAACCCTAAGGCTGCATGTGGGAGCcaaataaataagcagaaatCCTGCAACTACCCCTAGggcaaacaaaatgtatttataatgtaGGCAGTCTACAACAAGTACTGTTCAGTCCTTTCACTCTATCCTTCTTATTTAATTCTTGGTATTTCATCCAATAAAACATccttttttagcttttaatatTAGAAATGAAGATAAGGATATGGAGTAGCATTCACAAATTCcaaattttatatttgcaaaGTCAGATCTTTGCTAAAATTGGGTCAAGTTAGACACCCGGCTGTTCGACAGTATTAAATTTATGCTTTTGATTTAATCTGTCTTAGTGGTTGACTGAAACTCAAATCTGTTGAAAccttataataaaataaacataagtaTAACATCTCCTgtagatttttagatttttttccctttaaggGCATGCTGAGAAAATGATCAAGAGTTGTAAGATTTTACTAGTTTTTTATGAAACTCAGCCACTTGCATATATTTTCCTTAGATGTTTACAACTataatgcaaagcaaatgtattGATTACTCCTGATCTTGTtcaatttaactttttgttagAATGCAACTGCAAATTTCAATACATGTTTTGGATACAATATGACAAACCAATGCAATGTAGTTTATAATTGTAAAGTTATAACTGCTTTTACGTTttatacaaagaaaaatctgaggtgtggcttatatatatatatatataatcacaataataagttttattgtgataaaacttaacattttatcACAGTAACAACTGTTAATCTTTTGGGGGTATGTATTAAACACCTTTGCACATCCACATttactcttctttgcagaatagtTCAAACTCAACCAGTTATAGTTTGAGAGCGTTTGTGAATATCAGCTTTCGATCATTTACACAGATTGTTGATTAAATTTAGTCCAGGGCCACTTTTAACCCGTCAGCTCTGACCTACTTTGTCctactggaaggtgaacctccaccctGTTCTTGAATCTTCGGCAGCCTCAGCAAGGTTTTGTTCCATGCTTGCCTTGTGCTCCATATGTCTTCCCATTTGGTTGACCAGtcctccccacagcatgatgctgctgtcATGTTTTAATGTCTGAATGGTGTGCTCAGGATGTTGGATTTctattttgcttgtttgtgtctTAGGCAGTttagttttggtctcatctaaACAGGCTGACTTGTTGCAAACTAcagagggtttttttctaaTCCCTCCATATTTGTAGAGTGACTTATTGATGGTTATGCTCTTGGTTATGCTATACTTGATCTGGAGACATTTGCAACTCCCTCAGAGTTACCTTGAGAATATTGGCAACTACTCATTAATGTTCTTTCTCTGAGAACATACTCAGAAAAAGTATATTTAGATGCAAACTCTGTTGGATAAcattaaggcttttatttagagaTTAAAAAAGGGCTGACTAGGTATACATAACACCCTTTCTCGACTTTCCTTTCTAAAAAATTTTCTACTTTCCACTTTGTTGGTTTATTGTATATAATTTGACATGTGAAAGGTTGTTTAGTGAGGCTCTCTTTGCTACGTATAAGCTTGAATTAAATAATATAGTTCTGCTTTGTGCTTGACTTGTGCACAtgattcccttttttttttgtctggttcTCTCATCCTCAGGTATCCTGGAATGGCCTTTCTGGACCAAGCTGGTGGTGGTGGCCATTGGGTTCACAGGCGGATTGGTTTTTATGTACGTCCAGTGCAAGGTCTACATCCATCTATGGAAGAGACTCAAGGCCTACAACCGTGTCATATACGTGCAGAACCGGCCGGACACGTGTAAAAAGTTGGTGCTGGAGAAGCCCCCACTCATGGAGCCAAGCCTGGAGAGCAAGGAGGCACTGGCCCCCACCCAGTCGGACACAAATTCCTCCCAGTACACAGAGACAGAAGAATACAGTATGGAGGTCCTCCACGTCTGACACAGAGTTCATTTCATAAGCCCCCCCACTTGTGCTTGCAGAAACTGGCGGGAGGGAAGAGTAGCGCTCGACGTTCCCCTTTCTCTGATGGTAGACCTGACCTGCTGTCCTCTCCTGATTCCACCTGCACTCTCCATCCGCACTCTGACCTTTCCTTCCCCAGGACCGGACGGTTTGTGCTGACTTCTATAAATGTCACACAAGGCCTGGAGCTTGGCACTCTACACGCACTGTTCACGTTCCCAGTCGGTTGAGCAGATCAGAGACACAAAGACTCCCTGGAAGCTCATCTTCGATGCGTTTGGAGT
It contains:
- the march8 gene encoding E3 ubiquitin-protein ligase MARCH8 isoform X1, whose product is MNMPLHQISVIPRDVTSSRMSGSGKAKDKDKQNVQQHECTGTLGLLMSFSFSAVEDCGPALTFTSINQKMSIDEARPADTEKGQNEKPLGHSASRSSNISKAGSPTSVNAPCSFSRTSVSPSSQDICRICHCEGDDESPLITPCHCTGSLRFVHQGCLQQWIKSSDTRCCELCKYEFIMETKLKPLRKWEKLQMTASERRKIMCSVTFHVIAITCVVWSLYVLIDRTAEEIKSARRIPGILEWPFWTKLVVVAIGFTGGLVFMYVQCKVYIHLWKRLKAYNRVIYVQNRPDTCKKLVLEKPPLMEPSLESKEALAPTQSDTNSSQYTETEEYSMEVLHV
- the march8 gene encoding E3 ubiquitin-protein ligase MARCH8 isoform X2 gives rise to the protein MNMPLHQISVIPRDVTSSRMSGSGKAKDKDKQNEKPLGHSASRSSNISKAGSPTSVNAPCSFSRTSVSPSSQDICRICHCEGDDESPLITPCHCTGSLRFVHQGCLQQWIKSSDTRCCELCKYEFIMETKLKPLRKWEKLQMTASERRKIMCSVTFHVIAITCVVWSLYVLIDRTAEEIKSGILEWPFWTKLVVVAIGFTGGLVFMYVQCKVYIHLWKRLKAYNRVIYVQNRPDTCKKLVLEKPPLMEPSLESKEALAPTQSDTNSSQYTETEEYSMEVLHV